The nucleotide sequence CTGTCGATCTACACAACCTAATCTACATGATTTTATacacaacaaaaatataaacgcaacatgtaaaaagatcccagaaattttctGTATGTAGAAAAAGCTGATTTCTCataaattttgtgcacaaatttgtttacatccctgttagtgagcatttctcctttgacaagaAAATCCATCAACCAGAAatatgtggcatatcaagaagctgattaaacagaatgatcattacacaggtgcaacttgtgcttgggacaattaaaggccactctaaaatgtgcagttttatcacacaacacaatgacacagatgtctcatgttctgagagagcgtgcaattggaatgctgacttcatgaatgtccaccagaactgttggcagagaattaaatgttaatttaAGTCGCCTCCagcgtcattttagagaatttggcggtATGTCCAActagcctcacaactgcagaccacgtgtaccacgccaacaggaaatgtgaattatgtggattataatttatagacatttttgtaggggtagATACATttagtaaaattgttgaaattgttgcacgttgagtatatatttttgttcagtataattttcCAAACTACTAAGAAATACAAAATGAGGATGCATTGATTGCTTTTGTCGTGACTTGACTTTAAAATTCatctgaagactgttatttatctaattaactaagtatgtttaattgttacctgattaacttaatcatgtaacaattaactcattaggatttggggcaccacAAGAGCAGTtttttaaagagttaccatctcccgaatgaAACTCTGAAAGGTGTTTACCTATCACATCATATAAACAGTCAACTTAtataaacagtcaacttattaatcataacctcgtctcatatcatcattctgaacagtcgtaacctcctTGCAGCTGCAATAACCCAAGCCTTatttatgattcagtactacacaaattggtttaattatttatttactagctaattaaCTCGGGAATacaggataaacatacacactcTGCACCTGTTATTGACTGGAGACGTAATACGCTGAAAACAGACCCCTAGTGGAATGACAACAATGTTGATGCTTGttaaagaagagatggagagagagggacagggacacttAACATTCAGAAAGTACTCTCACCTACAGTAACCATATAGCTTGCACACAAACCGCCACCCGCTTTGAGTAAGAAATGATGAATGTATTTACGTGAAATGCCTGGGTTCGCCGGGGGTCTCTTGGTGAACAGGGCAGCCTTGGAAAGGGGTTTGGGCCTTTTCGCGGCACGCTTGTAAGGCTTTGATAGTCCGAAATGGTTCCAACAAGTCTTCTATTGTTGTCCTTCTTTGTCGCTGTCCAGTATCCGGTGACTTGTCGTGaagtcctgaacagaactacaaaGTTGACTTTCGTTCCATTCACTCTTGAAGAGgcttctttgaagataggctagccagccgTATCGATGGTTTGAGCTGAGTAATAGTATAGTCCTACTTCAATTCACTTTGGAATTTtcttaacccatcatttatatAGTTTGCTCAAAAGGGGCGGTTCTGGCAGGCTGGCACGCTCCCTGACCTCACTCCGGGCGGTAACTACTCAGTATGTAAATATTATGGAAAACAATTCTCTTACAGCTTGTCAAAATACATccctctcttaacaaaaacaTGTTCATCATTTTTCATATTACATGCACAACGCATAGTATGGAAACTTTGTATATGTAGTTAGTATACattccaagttacagtatttcctttataacatttttaaTATGACATTTTAAGGCAGAAAATGGGAAGACTGCAAGTGGTATAGACTCACTAGCATCTTtaagatactgtagatagtgcCTTGACTGAGATAGAAACCCAATGAGTATAATTTGTAGCAGACAGAGACATGCTTGATGTTTGGGAACATCTGGACTTCCATATCAATGTGTTCATGAGTATGAGGACTCGCCCTGTGGTTGGGAGGGATGAGGACATGTGTGTTAGGTATGTCTGTCTCTTTAGCAGTCGTCGGTGTTTGTCTAAAAAAACGTGCTCTCAAAACACTGTCCACTCTCCTTATCTACCCAGCTGAAGTCGTATGACATCcggtcagagagaggggggaagccCACAGCTCTGACCCTTTGTGATGTGTTGGCTCTGGGGGACGGCGAGAGGACTGGCCTGACTCTCACAGACGCACTGACTGTTATCAAGGGATATGCCCCCGAGGGACATGATGTATGGTATTACCTATCTAAATGTAACAATACAATCAAGATTTTAAAAACCCTTAGTCTTACAACTGAGGATAAATATCAGAAAAGATGGGCCTATATTGATTGCTACGGTTTGTCCACATTTGACACATGTAAACTTGGAAGGcctactttttaaatgttttattgttgATGCTGTTATAACCAACTTTGATAAATATACTAAATGTACAGTATCTGTTTTGTTTGCTTCTCATCAATAAAATGATTCTCCCACACAATAGTTTCAAGGTGAAGCGCCCATCAAAGCTGAGACTCCAGGTTACAGACCTGTTCCATCGATAAATGACCAAATCCATTGTGCGGTGTTCGTTCTGAATGCCTGCCAAATTATGTACACTAGTGATGACCTTACAGAGACACTGAGGACACTTCAAGCTGAGATTGCAGACCTGGGTGAGCTCATCCCAAAACTTCAGAGGGCAATTTTGATAtcagttgatgttatgtttaaCTGCATATCATAGCTATAACtgattcctctctctcactctctccctcacacacatgaCACCGTCCTCTCCAGACATCCCCCAGGTGGTTCTGTTGACCCATGTGGACCAGGTGTGTCATGCCGTCCGAGAGGATGTGAAGGTTGTCTACTCCAGCCGCATCCTACAGGTGAAGGTAGGTTAAGTAATTCAAACGTTTTAATCCATTTAGATTCACTCAATAATATGATGGAACAGAATTTTTAAAGTTTTATTTGCAATCTATCATATGTTTTGCTGTGCCACAGATGCAGAAGGCAGCAGAGGTGGTGGGTTTGCCAGTGTCCTATGTGCTTCCAGTTAAGAACTATTCCAGGGAGTTGTCTGTGAGCTGCAACACTGACATCCTGCTGCTGAGTGCAGTTCATCACATTCTCCAAGCTGTGGACGACACATATGAGGAAAACCACCCTCCCACCACTGCAGACGCATCTGCAGAACCTCCATCTGCAGAATTTCACCATTGGTGAGAAATCATGTGCAGTTGTTTATTGTGATTGGAtaatgttttctttgttttatttTGGGTGTAATTTTTATCTCTCTAGATATTGGAACCTACCTATGTTTATTAGGTTTAAAAATAACAAGTTAATTCAAGTGAGACAAAGTATGTTGTTGTACAATAAACCAATGAGAAGATGACAATGTCTGTTAGATTTTATGTTGGCCTATTGTATACTTTGAAACAGTGACGTGGATGCCAGTGGATGGATGCCAGTGGTTCCCTACAAAATGTACAAATAACATACACTATTTTTTCCCTTCAATTTGCAAGAGTCTGCATCtatctcactggagaaagcatccgagcgagataaacagcgcccctctgtctctggaGCCCATCtagctgatgctgtctggtcaaaaaaaATGATATTGTTGCCacccgtagcattgaatgcaagggaatcCAGTGAgaatttggcctcccttgatattTTTTGTTTTGACAATAACAGCCAagtgttgagctaaactgagcgagctcaactgtgaatggttcTGGCACACCAAagaaaagtgtcaagggaagccagtttggatttggcttcccACCCATCACATCAAGCCAAATGTCATTGACAGAATTGAATTGTTGCAACTTGTGTTGTCCTCCGGTCAGATAAgattgtccctttcctaaattagccatggacaGAGATAAgaatttggacttgtggttttacttaattctaagtactggccaatgattataacagcgattctgatccaaacataaattcatacattgtgcctcCGGCCTGAGAGGATATAAGTTCACTATGTAGGTAGATTTAGTAGGCTAAAGTTAGGGAAAGGATTAGGGTGAGTACATTTTTTTTCTAAGTACATTTGACAAAAGCTGGGGGGTGTATGTGTGGACCGTGATAATTCCTTATTGATGTGGATagcgaggaacttgaagctctcgggCTGCTTTGGAGCACAGAGGGGCCTAAGCCCCTGATCCTGCCAGGATACAGATGGATGATGTAGATAGCCCACATAGGGGATTCACACTTGGTGTTTCAATAGAGCTTCAGTTGAGTAACATTACTCAAAATGTCAGTTGTAATTGCACCTGCATGAAAAATCTTCATATTTGTTTTCTTAGTGCTGCCTGAGTTAGAATATCCCACAATAAGctgcagaccatactatttaccaagagagatttcatctatatttttcgtggCTGTCTATTTACCGctacaaaccgatgctggcactgaCTGCACTCGAACTGTGttgggccataagcaaacaagaaaatgcacatCCATAGTCAGCGCTCCTAGTGGtcagtgattttaatgcagggaaactgaactCCTTACctaatttttaccagcatgtcacctgtggaTCTAGAGGTGAAGAAAAACTCAAAATCACCCTTATTACAGACACAGAAATACAAAGCCATGTATTtgccaaatctgaccataactctatcctcctgactcctgctaacaagcaaaaactgaaacaggaagtaccagtgactctctCCCTACATTTAAAGTGCATGCTGCCACTTACAGTGAGTGAATGTATGATCAATCATGATCTTCTCAATTCTGTACTACCATGAAAATAAAATTATAAACCAAATGAATTGCTAATTTCACCCAGAAGCACCAGCCCCGACAGTAGGTCTACTTACTACAAGTACATCCATGTAAGCTCCATCAGTCCACACTGTATTTCTAACAATCTGTTTTACGGCATCTGCATATGATACATCATGACTGATCCTATATCGCTGAACCTCtagcctctctctgtacctggcatccaccaaatgcTGCAGTGTTCTCCCCCACAATTCAGCATTTAACCTTCACATTGCTCCCACATTCACTGTAATCATGCACTCCTTCACACATCttttctttcctttacactgagCAGCTACATGTCCCATTCTTTGGCATTTAAAACACTGCAGTGCATATGGGACAAATTATATAACATTGCAACTAAGGAATCCGATCTGACTTTCTCAGACCTCAGCATCACTAATAAGCTTTCAATTATTTGACCCTCTTTCCTACTGATCAATCTTTTGGCCTCAATCACTCTGCCTCCCTTCACATTTTCTTCAATATCATCTGTGGACATAGATATTGAGACCCCAGTGATGACTCTCCTCAACCTAGAATATGCACCAGGGACATGGCTTTTAATCACCTTCCCATTTTCCATTTTCAGATTCTTCTCTTGCTGAGCCTGGCTACCACACAATATTAACACTACCATTTCCAATGAACCAAGCTAATTTCACTTCACCCACTTTTCTCTACGACATTAGTTAGTCAGATAGGGTGTAAGTGAGGCCCTGTTGTCTCATCAAACACTATCACCACTTTCCACCAACACATCATTACTATTGCTTCCTACCTTGACCCTTATGCTTTCTTTACTAGACCGCCAATGCTTTCTGTATCATGATCTCTTCCTGTTTTTCCACTACCGACCATTCACGTCCTTGAACCTCATCCTACCGCTCCATACCATCAACACTGACACCCACATTGTTCTCAATCCAGCACAGCTGTTGCTTCACCAACTTTTCCTCCATTCCGTCCTCACTACTCGCTGCCATTTCCAACCTCTCGTCCCAATCGCATCCTCTCTTCAATTATCTTGgacctttttcaaaaggaggcgagagaggactgaggagagaaaGCGCAGAAGTTGAGTAGTCTAATTGAGAAAAGGCCTGTCTCTCAATCCCCATCCCACCCCAGCCCAACAGTTGGAGATAttgcattagctagctaactgctGAGCTGCAATATAATTCCAAAGAAGAAGAACGGATGAGTCGACAAGGGCAGAGAAATACAATAACGGTGCCGACCCAACGGAGTTGTTGCTTTTTATTCGATTGATTCAATTTAAATTAAAACGAATTCGTTGCAGAATTACCAAGTTTGACACGAATAGAGGGGAAGATAACACCCGAAAGGCGCATCTTTAGATGTTTCTTGTCAAGGCAGGTTTACGGACAGCTGTATTATTTGGAGGGCGCCCTAGTgacattagctagctaggctatGTAACTGTTTCTGTGACGCCGACTGACTTCTATGTTATTGTTAACgtttaatgttttttttgtgtgtattcgTCCACGATTTGCGTTTACTGGGAGTAGTGAGCGAGTTTCTCTGGATGTAGGCTATACCAACGAGGTTTTCTCCCAGGATCATCTTGCCAAAGCAGGCCAGAGTTGCTACTTTGTTTCATTTTTTTTGCAGTCAGTAGGCTATCAGTGTTTGAGAATCTCCACCTAACTTCCCCACTTTGGATTGACGCTTGAAACATTGTTGACCTTCTGTCACAAGCTGCTAAAACGCGGACCCGGTTACGTTGTAACCTGAAGGGCATCTCATTGATAAGAAACCGTACGTATCTGTTCTGTAACTGCTGTGATAACGTTTcgctttgatatatatatatttttactagGCTTAACTCTATTAATAGTCACTCTGTAGCTAGTAAGAGTCTAAACGCCCTCGGACCTCTGTACGTTGACATTCTGCCTCCGCAAATCCCCCCTGACGAGTGTGTTTGCATTCGTGTGTCATCACAGCACTGTCATGCTGCTGTCTCACTCCGACCTATGGAAAGTGTGTTTGGAGAACATCTACAGACCCTACACGGTGGTCCTCGCCACCATCACCGCTGCCCTGTACTACCTCTGGGGCCGTGAGGGCCAGGTCAGTCGCTCGGCCAGAGACTAGCTGCCTTCGGGGTACTGTCTTCTGGCTTTGAGAGCATGTGCCTCTTGAGCTCCGTCTCATTTAACCTCTAGTATTTTACTCTTGAGTGCTTCATACCTCTATCTGCAGGCACTTGCATTATGTCCATCCCTCACCTTAGTTTTTAGAACGGGTTGTAAGAACCAAATAAGTTAGCACCCTATATTGTATAGATATTGGACTTGATACCGCTATCGGATATAAATTAGGCCTGCACCCTGTAAGATATGCTTTCATCCACTGTTCCCCAGCACCTTTTACTCATATGCAGTTTTGTTCCATTGCCCAACCACTACAGCTCGCAGAATATATGTCCCACGGTGTGTGATTGTCTGTTTGGTTGTCTCTGCTTATTCCACACTGTTTTCACACATTTCCATcttctctttcattctccctctgtctctctcacacccacACTTACTCCTGTACACATCTTTGATTAGTCCCTTTTGCttaaacacacacatgctcacatacccatgtctctctctctctctctctcaccctcagaCACCAGTCCTGGTGTGTAGCGATGCATTCCGTGTGTTCCTACAGAGGCACTGCCCCGTGGTGGCTGAGCCCTTCAGCCCTACTCCCTGGTGCTGGGGAGGCCGGCTGCAGACACTGGTCAGAGTGCTCATCAAGTCCAGCCCCCAGGTCGACTACAGGAAGTAAAACAACCCAGAACCCAcaacttccttccttcctctctaccCATAACCTCTAGTCATCTGCATATTGGGCCAACCAACTGTATACCATTTGAAACGGTATTCAGTTAAAAGACTAACCCTCCTGTCTCCACTATCCTCAGTGAGTTGATCAGGACGGCTGACGGAGGTCAGATCTCTCTGGACTGGGTAGATAATGGGGACAGCGCTGCCTACCCAGAATGCTACTCTCGTCCCACAGTGCTCATCCTGCCGGGCCTCACAGGGAACAGTCGTCAAACCTACGTCCTCCACGCCGTCAGCCAAGCCACCCGCCGCGGATACAGGTCAGCCTGAGAGGCCATGACCTTTCACTTTACCTGTCATGCTATATGGAATCCTTGGTTTAATCTCAAATACGTTCTTGTTGGTTCTGGATTGGACTAGATTGGTTTTACAGTGCAGTATGGTAGCTTGACTGTCATCTGGAGCTGAGAAACACTGACATGTCACTGTGCTGAGGTTTGGAATCTGAGATTAgatctttgtctctctgtttccccaGATGTGTGGTCTTCAACAATAGAGGGTTTGGAGGAGAAGAACTACTGGTAAATGCCTTTTTAAGTGCACTATCATGCATATTCCACCAGGGTCTGCCACAATGCAATTTTGCAAGCAGTTTGATAAGACATTATACTTCTGTTCAAAGGTTACATTGCACACAAACATCAATAATGTAACATAAGGTCTGTGCAGTGCTTCAGACTCGTAGTCTCATCCACATGTCAGCCCATGTCTTCTCTCCCAGTAGACTGATGATCCCAGTCCTGCCCCAGTAACCTACCCCCCTCTCCCCAGACCCCAATGACCTTCTGTGCGGCGGACACCTCGGACCTGGAGCGGGTGGTCCTCCATGTCAGAGAACTCTTCCCACAAGCCCCTCTGCTGGGCACCGGCGTGTCTCTGGGAGGGTAAGTGCTTAGAAAGGAAGAAAATGCATAGAGGTTATAACTGCTTAAGTCtgttcatattttttttttctccctctctatacaCTCTTCTTTCCCCCATCTTCCATccttctcttgtctttctctaccgcttctcctgtcttctccctcacccctcctatTCCTGACTGTATCACAGCATGCTCTTGTTGAACTACCTGGCTCGTAAGGGTAGTGAGGCAGGGCTTGTTGCCGGCCTCACAATGTCTGTCAGCTGGGACACCCTGGAGTCCTGTGCCTCGCTGGAACAACCAATCAACCGCCTGATCTTCAACCGACACCTCGCCAGCAACCTGTGCCAAGCCATTAACAGGTAAGACTGACTTGTCGTCTAGTTGTTGTGGTATCCATGTACGTGTTGCTGTGAATGTTGTTGCCATGGTTATTGGCCTTTCAAAATTGAACAAGACCTGTCATTACTAGCCTTGGTGTGATTACAACCcaaatatctgtctgtctctcgctttctctcagaCACAGGAAGATGTTGGAGACTGTGGTGGATGTGGACCATGTACTAAAGGTAAGAACCAGTTTCATATGGTTTATCTATTAGGTTCCATATCATTGTGTGTAGAATGAGTGTATTAGTTGTGTGCCGGTGCCCTTTTTTAAAATCTAACTCTCCCTACGCTCCTGTGTGTTTACCCCTCAGGCACGTACTATCCGGGAGTTTGACGAGCGCTACACGTCAGTCTTGTTTGGCTATAAGTCCTGTCTGGACTACTACCAGGAGGCCAGCCCAAACTACAAGCTTCCCAGGACGACAGTGCCCATTCTCTGCCTCAATGCGGCCGACGACCCCTTCTCCCCCAAACATGGTGGGTACTGCCTGGGTCAGAGGGAGACAGGATTGGGCCTGGGGTATAGATGGTTCTTAATTAGATTTTGGAGGCAGCCCTCAAAGTTGatcatatatacaaaagtatgtggacaccccttcaaatgagtggatttggctatttcagccacacccgttactgacaggtgtataaaatcgagaacacaaccatacaatctccatagacaaacattggcagtagaatggccttaccgaagagctcagtgactttcaacgtggtaccGCCATAGgatgcgaagtggtaggccacacaagctcacagaacgggaccgccaagtgctgaagcgcgtagtgtgtaaaaatcatctgtcctcggttacaacactcactgcctctggaagcaatgtcagcatgAGCTGTTTGTTAGGAGCTTCATGAATTGAGTtttcccgtgcacaaagcgagttcCATACAGAAATTATTTGTCACGATcagtgtgaaagaacttgactggcctgcacagagccctgacctcaaccccattgaacacctttggaatgaattggaattccgactacgagccaggcctaatcacccaacatcagtgcctgacctcactaatgcttttgtgacTGAATGAGCAAGTGTCcgtatacttttggtcatgtagtgtatatactgaacaaatCTATAATCACAACATTCAACAATTTATTCAATTTtactgagctacagttcatatggggaaatcagtcaatttataTAAAGTCATTAGGCCTTAATTGATGGATTTCACaggactgagaatacagatatgcatctgttagtcacagataccttaaaagaaatctcatcacggtatttctgtgcattcaaattgccattgataaaatgcaattgtgttcgtttgTCCGTACCtttatgtctgcccataccataaccccccgccaccatggggcactcttttcacaacgttgatatcagcaaaccgctcgcccacacaacgccatacacgtggtctgcggttgtgaggcggATTGGATGTACGGCGGCTTATGGTATAGaaattatgtcaagaacagctcaaaaaagcaaagagaaacgacagtccatcattacttttaagacatgaaggccagtcaatctggaacatttcaagaacttttagtCTCTTCAtgtgcagtcgtaaaaaccatcaagtgctatgatgaaacggctctcatgaggatcgctGCGTGAATCAAGCTTCATGGTCGAATTTGCTGCAAAGAagccactactaaaagacaccaatcaGAACaaacttgattgggccaagaaacacgagcaatggtgGAAGGTGGaattctgtcctttggtctggagtccatatttgagatttttggtttcaaccaccgtgtctttgtgagatgcagagtaggtaaacggatgatctctgcatgtatggttcccaccgtgaagcatggaggaggaggtataggggtgctttgctggtgacactgtttgtgatttatttagaattcaaggcacacttaaccagcatggctaccacagcattctgcagcgatacgccatcccaactgctttgcgcttagtgggactatcatttgttttacaacaggacaatgacccaacacaactccaggctgtgtaagagctatttgacaaagaaggagagtgatggagcgctgcatcagatgacctggcctcaacaattacccaacctcaacctaattgagatggtttgggatgtgtttgaccgcagagtgaaggaaaagcagccaacaagtgctcagcatatgtggcaactccttcaaggctgttggaaaagcattccagttgaagctggttgagagaatgccaagatcgcaaagctgtcatcaatgcaaatggtggctactttgaagaatctcaaatatatatttttttggttacatgattccacatgtttttttaatagttttgatgtctttactattattctacaaagtagaaagtAGTACACAtgtaagaaaaacccttgaatatgAGTaggctgtgtccaaacttttgactggtgtgtgtgtgtgtgtgatcaattGTGTGTGATCAATTGTTGGTCTTCATCTAAATGCTTCAAACTGAAATTCTCCTCCTTCtgtctcactccctttctcttctctctcttcagctCTCCCGGTGGCCCTAGCCAAGCGCCTGCCTAACGTAGCGCTGTTGGTGACGTCCCACGGTGGACATATAGGCTACCTGGAGGGCCTTTACCCGCGTGGGGAGGGCTACATGGACCGCCTGTTCGGCCAGTTCATTCAGGCAGCCTTCGATCACCCAGGGGACCTCAAAGGGGCCTGCAGCATCAAGGAAGAGCTTCTGGATTGACCTCAGACAACCTGGTCATGTGATTCGGTCCTGATTGTTCTGCGACTGACCGATTTTTAACCTCACCGGCATTACCACCCTCTCTTCTTTTTCATCTCAGGTGCTTATCCGTCGACCAATCAGACAGTTTAATGCAATAGACACTC is from Oncorhynchus gorbuscha isolate QuinsamMale2020 ecotype Even-year linkage group LG14, OgorEven_v1.0, whole genome shotgun sequence and encodes:
- the LOC123995192 gene encoding interferon-induced protein 44-like isoform X2; this encodes MGPAGSGKSSFINSVRSVMFGRVLLLPFICTATKGFIKKLKSYDIRSERGGKPTALTLCDVLALGDGERTGLTLTDALTVIKGYAPEGHDFQGEAPIKAETPGYRPVPSINDQIHCAVFVLNACQIMYTSDDLTETLRTLQAEIADLDIPQVVLLTHVDQVCHAVREDVKVVYSSRILQVKMQKAAEVVGLPVSYVLPVKNYSRELSVSCNTDILLLSAVHHILQAVDDTYEENHPPTTADASAEPPSAEFHHW
- the LOC123995193 gene encoding phospholipase ABHD3-like isoform X3 → MFLVKTPVLVCSDAFRVFLQRHCPVVAEPFSPTPWCWGGRLQTLVRVLIKSSPQVDYRNELIRTADGGQISLDWVDNGDSAAYPECYSRPTVLILPGLTGNSRQTYVLHAVSQATRRGYRCVVFNNRGFGGEELLTPMTFCAADTSDLERVVLHVRELFPQAPLLGTGVSLGGMLLLNYLARKGSEAGLVAGLTMSVSWDTLESCASLEQPINRLIFNRHLASNLCQAINRHRKMLETVVDVDHVLKARTIREFDERYTSVLFGYKSCLDYYQEASPNYKLPRTTVPILCLNAADDPFSPKHALPVALAKRLPNVALLVTSHGGHIGYLEGLYPRGEGYMDRLFGQFIQAAFDHPGDLKGACSIKEELLD
- the LOC123995193 gene encoding protein ABHD1-like isoform X1; protein product: MLLSHSDLWKVCLENIYRPYTVVLATITAALYYLWGREGQTPVLVCSDAFRVFLQRHCPVVAEPFSPTPWCWGGRLQTLVRVLIKSSPQVDYRNELIRTADGGQISLDWVDNGDSAAYPECYSRPTVLILPGLTGNSRQTYVLHAVSQATRRGYRCVVFNNRGFGGEELLTPMTFCAADTSDLERVVLHVRELFPQAPLLGTGVSLGGMLLLNYLARKGSEAGLVAGLTMSVSWDTLESCASLEQPINRLIFNRHLASNLCQAINRHRKMLETVVDVDHVLKARTIREFDERYTSVLFGYKSCLDYYQEASPNYKLPRTTVPILCLNAADDPFSPKHALPVALAKRLPNVALLVTSHGGHIGYLEGLYPRGEGYMDRLFGQFIQAAFDHPGDLKGACSIKEELLD
- the LOC123995193 gene encoding phospholipase ABHD3-like isoform X2, which encodes MLSSTVPQHLLLICSFVPLPNHYSSQNICPTTPVLVCSDAFRVFLQRHCPVVAEPFSPTPWCWGGRLQTLVRVLIKSSPQVDYRNELIRTADGGQISLDWVDNGDSAAYPECYSRPTVLILPGLTGNSRQTYVLHAVSQATRRGYRCVVFNNRGFGGEELLTPMTFCAADTSDLERVVLHVRELFPQAPLLGTGVSLGGMLLLNYLARKGSEAGLVAGLTMSVSWDTLESCASLEQPINRLIFNRHLASNLCQAINRHRKMLETVVDVDHVLKARTIREFDERYTSVLFGYKSCLDYYQEASPNYKLPRTTVPILCLNAADDPFSPKHALPVALAKRLPNVALLVTSHGGHIGYLEGLYPRGEGYMDRLFGQFIQAAFDHPGDLKGACSIKEELLD